The proteins below are encoded in one region of Hordeum vulgare subsp. vulgare chromosome 3H, MorexV3_pseudomolecules_assembly, whole genome shotgun sequence:
- the LOC123445347 gene encoding nuclear transcription factor Y subunit beta-like: MDPMDIVGKSKEDVSLPKSTMTKIIKEMLPPDVRVARDTQDLLVECCVEFINLLSSESNDVCSRDDKKTIAPEHVIRALQDLGFKEYVEEVYAAYEHHKLDTLESPKASKFTRIEMTEEEAVAEQQRMFAEARARMNNGAAKPKEPALEPQNQSQQLPQPQLQLHPQVQQPPQPQPQLHPQSQQPLQPQLQPYTQAQPQQPLQPQLQPYTQAQPQQPLQPQLQPYTQAQPQQPLQPQLQPYTQAQPQQPLQPQLQPYTQAQPQQPLQPQLQPYTQAQPQQPLQPPLQLYTQPQPQQPLQPQSSGSTTATCAISTAAPSAAGTTAAATSAPAIPAILTAAPSATTSADASAAAAPTSTPATSTAATPAPAPAPAANTAASGTWPGLDS, encoded by the exons ATGGATCCGATGGACATCGTCGGCAAGTCCAAGGAGGACGTCTCCCTCCCCAAAT CAACAATGACTAAGATCATTAAGGAGATGCTGCCACCTGATGTTCGAGTTGCAAGAGACACACAAGATCTTCTTGTTGAATGCTGTGTAG AGTTCATCAATCTTCTGTCTTCGGAATCCAATGACGTGTGCAGCCGTGACGACAAGAAAACTATTGCTCCTGAACATGTTATTAGGGCTTTGCAG GATCTTGGCTTCAAGGAGTACGTTGAAGAAGTTTATGCAGCCTATGAACATCACAAGCTTGATACTCTG GAGTCTCCAAAAGCAAGCAAGTTCACTCGTATAGAGATGACAGAAGAAGAAGCTGTTGCTGAACAGCAGAGAATGTTTGCTGAAGCCCGAGCAAGGATGAATAATGGAGCTGCAAAACCAAAGGAGCCTGCATTAGAACCACAGAATCAATCTCAACAGCTTCCACAACCTCAACTGCAGCTGCATCCTCAGGTGCAGCAGCCTCCACAACCTCAGCCGCAACTGCATCCTCAATCACAGCAGCCCCTGCAACCTCAACTGCAGCCGTATACTCAGGCTCAACCACAGCAGCCCCTGCAACCTCAACTGCAGCCGTATACTCAGGCTCAACCACAGCAGCCCCTGCAACCTCAACTGCAGCCGTATACTCAGGCTCAACCACAGCAGCCCCTGCAACCTCAACTGCAGCCGTATACTCAGGCTCAACCACAGCAGCCCCTGCAACCTCAACTGCAGCCATATACTCAGGCTCAACCACAGCAGCCCCTGCAACCTCAACTGCAGCCATACACTCAGGCTCAACCACAGCAACCCCTGCAACCTCCACTGCAGCTGTATACTCAGCCTCAACCACAGCAACCCCTGCAACCTCAATCCTCAGGCTCAACCACAGCAACCTGTGCAATCTCAACTGCAGCTCCATCTGCGGCCGGCACcactgctgctgcaacctcagccCCAGCAATCCCTGCAATCTTAACTGCAGCTCCATCAGCAACCACATCAGCCGACGCAAGTGCCGCCGCTGCCCCAACCTCAACCCCAGCTACCTCAACTGCAGCAACCCCAGCCCCAGCCCCAGCCCCAGCCGCCAACACAGCTGCAAGCGGAACATGGCCTGGACTGGACAGTTAG